The Antennarius striatus isolate MH-2024 chromosome 8, ASM4005453v1, whole genome shotgun sequence nucleotide sequence CGCAGCTTTAGAAAACACGGAACTCATTCGTAGTCCAGCTTTTCTGTAGAACTTCAAACTTTATAAGAttcaacacacaaaaaccctAAAGTGAAAATGTAGTTTATTGGTACCATACATTAATAATCAAGGGCAGAAACTAaccaaatcaaaaaaaaaaaatcaatgattttcctacggggtgggggtgggggctggaggagggaagGGACAGACCGTTGCTATAAAGAAACgtaaaaaacccaacagatggagctgcagctcGCGTCTCTGCAGATGCAGCGTTGCTACCGGATAAACCAGCTGACTGTTGTTCTGTTGGTCACCAGATAAACAAAAACCACGTTCGTTTGTCGAGCCACAAAACTCTTCTGTCCAGTGGAAGAAATCAAGAGAAAGtctatcattttttaaaataaatacaaaaacagaagcaCTAAAATCACTCCGTGGTGCCGTTGTaccctcgggggggggggggggtatttaaTTTacacaagttttaaaaaaagagagagaggaaagaggaagtggaGAGATGAAGGGGAGGAGTGGATgagtttttttctcatttttgtttctttacattAGATCAGGATGGCTTCAGGTAAATCTAAGtaagaatacattttattacagTCAGACAGAACTTTGCTACTACCTTAAATATACaagcacaaatacacaaaaatttgaatctcaaaaaaaaaaaaaaaaacgaaccaaaaaaggcaaaaaataaaaacatccacgctaaaattatttctcttttataaacataaaagataaaaacaatatatttttagagGGGAGGGGGATAAAAGTCCTGTGTTGCTCCTTGGTTTGTAGCTTTTTAGTATtggtagaaaataaaaaagattgaaaTGAAGGCTTTAAAACAAATCATAGAGACATTCTAGGGAAATATATCCTGTATAAAAACTCTTAAAACGTGTcactgtatgcatgtgtgtgtgcgagattGAGTGTGTGTTGCAAATGCTCTGTTTGACAGACTGCATTCGTTGTCGTCTAATCAGAGACGGCTCGGtaccggggggggggttcgTGTGTCAGAAATCCTTCAATCATTGTGTGTTTCCCTTGTGCCTCAACTCAACTAGTGTTTGGGTTGTAATAGGTTCGCATCCCGACTCTCAACTCTGGTTTGTCTGTTTCAGCCAGGACATACAAGGAGCTCCGCCCACCTTCCCTGCTCGTGCgcacacacgctaacacacacacacgctaacacacacacacacgctaacacacacacacgctaacacacacacacacacacacacgaagtgACTTGTGCATAAACAGAGGAGAGCCTAGAATTGAGAGTCGGTTTACTGAATGGGTGGACAAAAGGTTCTTAAGCAACTTGCCACCgggtcgacccccccccccactcgaTACAAACGCCACTCCctgcccacccccaccccattccTACATTTAAATGGATAATTTAGTGTGCAGTTCTCCCCCAGAAtgaacccccacccctcctccgTTGCCCCGGTTGCTGTCCAAACTGAGAATTAGTAATAACATGAGGACTGTGGTGGGGGATGATGGGTCGGACTCAGTgcctaaatgtgtgtgtgtgcggaagggggggggtcacgGTAATAAATAGGAGTTGTGAAACTTTCCCCAGCTCCTGACCCCCCCGTCAGGCTGCCTGTAGGTGACGTCTGGAGTTGCTGATGGGTTATGATCTGCTGCACCGGTGGCTGttcgggtggggtgggggtgggggctctGAGGGGGGTTGTGTTGAGGTTGCAGGTGAATCTGGACTCTATTGCGACGCCTGTGAGGTGGGGTTGTCGTTCTTGCTCTCCTGGCTGGAGGGGGCCTTGTTGTTCCAGGGTGAGTTGGAGCCCAGCGCCGGGGAGTTGTTGAAGCTGTCCTCGTCGTCGATGCCGTTCGCCGCGTCGAACTGCGTGTTCTCCAGCCGCGTGATCAGGCGCTCGTCTTCATCGCCGAACTCCCCGCCCATCAGCGTGGGCTCTCCGACCACCATCACGTCCTGAGCAGACGCAAACACAAGCAGGACATTCGACATGAGGACCGCTCCTTTTGGGCGTAATAGCAGAGCACCAACACTAGATGGCGGCGATCAACTCACTGGAACCTGGCTGGACAGGGGGAAGCCACTTCCTGGGctcttcttcttgttgttgttgttgttggttccTCCTCCCCCACTGATGGTGCTGCCACCCGACATCTTACGCTTCCGTCTCTTATTGGGGGCCTGTCTCGACGGTTCGGCTGCAGTGAGAGATGAAGGCGGtttagctggggggggggggggggggtttacctACTGTACGTCTACGTCAGCTGGTCCATCACCTACCTGGCGGCGCCACCATCCTCTGCCATTTCTGGAAGAGGCAGGTCTTGAGGCAGTCTCTGGGGCTGAGGCTGTACGTCTTGTGTCTGGACATCAGCTCCTGCATGGGCTCCAGAATCACACACAGCTGGGGGCCGCAAGCAGAGATCACGTGTTACAGCATGTTTTAGGGTCATGTCTCCATATTTAAAGGCTGCAGCACAAAAAACACTTCAGTCCACATGTAACATATATCCTCATCTCATCAGATCATCTCATTGACGGAGCTGAGGTGGTTCTAAACCCTGTAGAACTCCACATGACCAGTGTCTGAACCCAGTCTTACCAAGACCTTTGATCCCATTTCCTCTGCACCAGCATCTCATGAAACCACAAACCCACAGTTCCAGTCAAGCCCGCGTTGGTAGAACACTGACACAGTTCCAACTCATCAACAGGGATCAAACTGTCCTGGAGCTTCATAAAGATGTCCCCTAAGAACATTGATAAAACAGAGCTCGGATAGACCTTCACTTTCAGTCGTGTGATAACTGACAGCATCGTCTTCCTCAAGCAAAATATACCGAACATCAGCAGCGATGACCAAATCTCCCAAAACCAGCTTCAAAACCTCAAATCAACAAAtgttcctgtttcttttccacATCCAACACAAACTACTTCCTGAGTAGAGCTTCTCATCAGAGCTCACACCAAACAAGACGTTCTCCCCCGCCGACCAACGGGCACAAGAGAAGTCGACCTGAGTAGCTCAGGACCATCTAGCTGGAGAGACGAAGCAGAGCGGAGGCTTAGGGAAACTCTGGGAGCCGCTTTGCTTCCTGGTTCACCTGTCGAGGTTCTGACGGATTCCATGAAAGATCAGGAAATCCTTGAAGATATCTACTTCTGCAAGGAGGATGAAGCTCGGACATCCAAAACAAACAACGATCTCACCAAGACCTGGTTCCAGAAGTCGTAAGGGGTATTTCTAGAGCCTGTCAGTCGCCTGACAGGAATCCATAAAAACCGCCAGCAAGGGTTCAAAATTGAAAACAAGAAACTTctggtattttgccaggaacaaaaatgaaaccaaaaacgTTCATAACAGGGAAACACTGCAGTCAgtcaatctgaaaaaatgtttgatttagacattaactgtTTGGCTGCCAGTCGTTTTCAGTTCAGTGtttccccgtactgccagcgctttgtatcGATTAATCTCCTTCCGTGGACTTCCTCTGACGCTCCGgacatttatcggtgttttctttctgttcctgaccgatcacaagaTTCTTTGTTCTGAGCTTAACGTATTCACTTCCCAGTGAGCTCTGACATatacaaactttgttgcatcataagctgccgcaacttctccgtcttcctctgacTCTCCACCCTCTCTTCTGTAACTGTATCAGtactgttgttctgtttactgtagggacaaaTCAGTATGTCAACTTATTGCtttaattgccaatttaaaattCTTAAAGCTAGCTACCTATTTATGTTCGGAATGAACCGATTAGCAAAACATTCTGATTCAAAGCCCTGCCCTGACTACACGCTCTGATAAAATCCACACATGTGGATCAGGTTCGAGCCGGTCGTCACGTTTAAATCGAGCGCTGCACTCACTCGGAGGTAGTTGAGGGTGGAATTGGACAGGCCACATCTCGTTATGTTTTTGGACAGCTGGTCCAGCATCTGTGGGTCTTGGGCCTGAGAGATCAACACAGGACAgatcacacacaatcacacacacgaGTCATTGATGCGTCTGTGACCGAGCCACTCCCACGCcgtacacactcacatgcaTGGCCAGGATACTGCGGGGGATGAGTTCACGATGTTGTCTGATGCTGAAGTGCCACGTCTTAATTCTCATCATGTCGTCAAACATGAACTCCAGGTACAAGCGTCCTTCTACACACACCTGCAACAGATCAGAGGTCAGCAGGACGGCAATGGAGGCGACCCCGCCCACAGACGGAGAGCAAACAAATTCAATTACAGCTTATCGACCCAAGGCTGTAAAGCAGCAATCGCATCGCTGAACAAACACGTTTAGAGGGTTTTGTGGCCCCGCTCTCTGGGACATTCTCTcctccccagcccccccccaaagGGAGAAAGGAACCTCTGATGTGGAGGGGACGTGTCCAGACATTTACGAAACTTCTTTCTATAAAATATTCCTAATTTTTTACCAGTTTTATTCTGCTTTTAATTGAATGATGGATTATATGGATTGACTAAACCAGGCAGAAAACAGCAATAAAAGTGTgtaataaaagacaaaacacaccTGTGTGAACATGGGTTTTCCATTCTGGGTGACCATGGTGCACTGATCACAGTCAAGAGACACAAAATTATTGTGGAAAGACTCCTTGGGATGTTTCAGTACATAGTAGAGCTCAGTGGCACCGCCCTCGAATATACTCCGGAAGTACCGCGGGATCAACGTCCGGCCAATCGcttcagagaaagagagaaaaatgttaCGCCAC carries:
- the ldb1b gene encoding LIM domain-binding protein 1b isoform X1, with the protein product MATSQQLESDGGCSSKSFKLYSPKEPPNGSTFPPFHPGTMLDRDVGPTPMYPPTYLEPGIGRHTPYGNQTDYRIFELNKRLQNWTEECDNLWWDAFTTEFFEDDAMLTITFCLEDGPKRYTIGRTLIPRYFRSIFEGGATELYYVLKHPKESFHNNFVSLDCDQCTMVTQNGKPMFTQVCVEGRLYLEFMFDDMMRIKTWHFSIRQHRELIPRSILAMHAQDPQMLDQLSKNITRCGLSNSTLNYLRLCVILEPMQELMSRHKTYSLSPRDCLKTCLFQKWQRMVAPPAEPSRQAPNKRRKRKMSGGSTISGGGGTNNNNNKKKSPGSGFPLSSQVPDVMVVGEPTLMGGEFGDEDERLITRLENTQFDAANGIDDEDSFNNSPALGSNSPWNNKAPSSQESKNDNPTSQASQ
- the ldb1b gene encoding LIM domain-binding protein 1b isoform X3, with protein sequence MLDRDVGPTPMYPPTYLEPGIGRHTPYGNQTDYRIFELNKRLQNWTEECDNLWWDAFTTEFFEDDAMLTITFCLEDGPKRYTIGRTLIPRYFRSIFEGGATELYYVLKHPKESFHNNFVSLDCDQCTMVTQNGKPMFTQVCVEGRLYLEFMFDDMMRIKTWHFSIRQHRELIPRSILAMHAQDPQMLDQLSKNITRCGLSNSTLNYLRLCVILEPMQELMSRHKTYSLSPRDCLKTCLFQKWQRMVAPPAEPSRQAPNKRRKRKMSGGSTISGGGGTNNNNNKKKSPGSGFPLSSQVPDVMVVGEPTLMGGEFGDEDERLITRLENTQFDAANGIDDEDSFNNSPALGSNSPWNNKAPSSQESKNDNPTSQASQ
- the ldb1b gene encoding LIM domain-binding protein 1b isoform X2, which encodes MSVGGCACPGCSSKSFKLYSPKEPPNGSTFPPFHPGTMLDRDVGPTPMYPPTYLEPGIGRHTPYGNQTDYRIFELNKRLQNWTEECDNLWWDAFTTEFFEDDAMLTITFCLEDGPKRYTIGRTLIPRYFRSIFEGGATELYYVLKHPKESFHNNFVSLDCDQCTMVTQNGKPMFTQVCVEGRLYLEFMFDDMMRIKTWHFSIRQHRELIPRSILAMHAQDPQMLDQLSKNITRCGLSNSTLNYLRLCVILEPMQELMSRHKTYSLSPRDCLKTCLFQKWQRMVAPPAEPSRQAPNKRRKRKMSGGSTISGGGGTNNNNNKKKSPGSGFPLSSQVPDVMVVGEPTLMGGEFGDEDERLITRLENTQFDAANGIDDEDSFNNSPALGSNSPWNNKAPSSQESKNDNPTSQASQ